The sequence below is a genomic window from Chanos chanos chromosome 16, fChaCha1.1, whole genome shotgun sequence.
CAtttacacatccaacaacaatCGTTTATTTAGTCCTGTTCTCTTTAATACCCTAATACATTTGTGCTGCCTCCATAAagtaaatatatacattatCTAAAGTTCACAGCTAAACACACATGGAAAATCATcttaaagtttatttaaaaatacagtcatATTCTTACTGCTTCTTtgaaaatacacataaaaattACATTAACGTGTGTAATACAATAATTTTTAATATGTTCAATTATCTCATGATAAAATactaaagaacaaaaacacacatactaagTAAAATCCAGATCAAAAAGCTTTTCATAACACAAGTAAAAATTTGATAGTTGCTGATTAAATTGTCGTTTAAGGATTAAAATGAATCtatgaaggtttttttgtttgtttgtttttggtaaccataaaatacaaacaatgaaTCCCTAAATCACCATAATCAGTACTGATTTAATGCATGTCAATCTTTTCATTGCTGGAAATATATAAACtaaataaaccacaaaatataaactaaatcacacacacacacacacacacacacacacacacatacatcctcACTATTCATTCCCTTTTTAACACATCAGTGGTAATGTAAGTAAACCAGTTAAAGTGTGAAGGATTACACAACTGCAGGACATCTTGTCTTATTAGGTTATTAGGCAATGTAATTATGATAATGGTCAACTGGGAAACACaaggaaaagattttttttaaaactgagtaATTAATATTCTCTAATTACAATAGAATTATATGAATGTAAGGTGTGACAAGAACTAGGTTTCACAAAAGACTGAGGTCTGTCCTTATCATCATGCATATTCTCAAAGTCCATCATTTAGTTCTGTTCTCTTTAACAGTCTAATGTATCAGTCCAgccaaacaaaaggaaatgtaCAGAATCTGAAAGTCTGAGCAGTATGTGTGTTATGACCCCGTCTGGGTGGGGTTAATATAAATGTGTGGAACTCCCTCCTGAACTTGCCACCAGCGtaagcacaacaacaacaccaacccAGAGGATTgccagtcagttttttttagtattattattactaaagACTTCAGCAAAAGATTTCAGGGGTGGGcgaggccaaaataataaacaaaacacctAACCAActtaaacaggagaaaacatgagcaaaacaaaatggCACCTACCCCCTACCAGTGCTGACTAATGATGAACAGAAAAGTatttaacaacacaacacgacGATACAACTATATACAAGCCATTCTCGATGTGGACACATGAGACCACATCTTCTACACAACAATTTAAAACCAGTAGTTCGCGTGGCGGCAGAGGTTTGGCAGGAGGATGAGCCAAGCAGTGCCTTGTGCAGCAGACATCTTTTCAAAATTCCCTCAACCGTCTTCCAGCCAATTACAAACCACCAGCGGTCTGGGAAGGACATGGGGCTGGAGCAAGAGTAGGAGATAGTgcgaggaagaaagagagggagagaaaagcaccaaaacagaaacaacaaatacGTCCCAGGACGTAACACATGAATCAATACACAGAAAGTTTGGAGTTTCTGAcatctgatctgatcacagtgaAACATTCTATTATTGTATTCCTCATGCTTTAGTCACTGcgattacatatttattttttcagtattGTCCATACTGTAGAATGTCCtcttttacatgtatttatCCAAACTCTCAATGGCGTCCTGTTTCGTGTAGTTCCACCATTCACTAGGAATCTCTCCCTTCCCTTGGAAAGTTTTGTTGTAGTGCTTTTCCAGTTCATTCTGAAATCGGCACATAAACCACTTCCAGTACGGCAGCTCAGAGAGGTCAGGGGTGATGCTCCAGTCAGAGTATGGTGGACCTGCGCTTCTATATTCTTTGAAAAGAAATTCTTCGTTTAAGTCTGGTGATGTGCGGAACCCCTTCTTACTTGCTACTGAAGTTGTGCAAAACTCAACTAAAAAATTAGTTGTATCTTCATAATAACTCCCATTAACTCCACCTGAGCGATGGAAAGGCACactgtgatcctctgtgtgcCCCTCTATAGTGTTGGTACAGATGGCTTTACAGAAGGGACACTTTTCCCAGCAGCACTGACAGAAGTGTTTGATGAGAATCTCATCAGGCCTCTCCCTGAACATCTCCATGTTGAgatcagacagactggtgaagcTGCTGTTCAGCTCTTCAATCACTGTGTTGAGTTCTCTtttcaccacctcctccagaaAGTCAAAGTCAGTGATGTCCTGGCATGTTTTACTACTGAGGTGATCTTTACTGTATTCTAGTTCATCAGTGAGACTGTCTGAAAAGTTCCGCAGCCACATGTTAGCATCTCCTTTCTTTCGTTTGACTTGAGCTGTtgctgtctgtgctgctgtgattatgcattgctgtttgtgtttaatgtggCCTTTAATCCTGGTGAGGGCTTTGGGATTATCTGCCGTCATGTACTGATTAACTTTATCTCTAATGAAATTCTCAAAGTGTTCTCTGGGATTGTGGATGTACAGCATGAACTTGTCAAAGTTCTCCTCTTCAGCAAGTGACTTCAGAATGTGTTTCTCCAGGTTAGATCTGTTCCCATTGAATGCTGGCAAATTTGCCCTGATTTCTCCAGCTAAATCATTGGCTGTCTGATTGTACACACTCTTCAGGATTGGCTCTCTTAGTCCACTACAGATTAGGCCACCAAGCACCTCAGCAGCTGTCACACCCTGGCAGAATCCCTGGAAGACATTAAAATACTCAGGTTTCTTTTTCGCCAGGTATATCTGTGGATCATTCGCTTCTCTAAAGGCTTTGTAGTGCTCAGCAAAAGCATCAcctgcacgctcacacacgtgGAGTAAGAGATCCACCATGAACTCTTTTTTGAACACATATTTGGGGGATTCATGctttgaaacattttgtttgacaaaTTGTATTATTTCTTGAATATAGCTGATATTGTAGCCCATCTTTGAAACAGGTTTTGACGTCACAATGTCCATACTTTGATGGATGATACTGgttattaatgtttttattgaGTCCTGTTCTTCTGATGTTAGGGGTTTATCCTCTGATGATTTCAGCTGGTACCTCTTTGTCACATAACTGGAATGATCAGTCAACCTGTCAATGATTTTGTACTCTTTACATCTTTGCCTGGTGTGAACAAGGTTCCATTCATAGCTCTCACTGAGGATGCTGATCACATCCTTTGATATCTCAGTGTCTTTAACTGGAGGAATGTCGTGTGTTAAGCCTTCGACCCACATTTCCCAAACTGTATCAAACTCTTTCCTCAGCTCATTCTTGTCACTGGCCTTATGTTTTAGCTTTGAGCCAAATGATTTGCTCCTTTCAAACAGTTTTGCCTCATACAATGTCTTCTTTTCACTTAAAGTTTTGAAAACTCTCCTATGAATAATAATGTCATCCAGTTTTCCTTTGGCTCTTTTCACAAGGTCATTGTGAACCTCCTTAATTTTCTCTTGAAATTTTCCCTTCCACTGAATCAGGgtttccttttctctgctctcctcaaaGTATTGCTTCATTGATTGTTCCACATTTTGAAGTGTCTTTCTCATTTCATCTACAAGATCCGTTTCTTCAACTCTGTGAAGTTTTTGGTTGTTTATTCTGGTGTGTAGTTTGTCCTCAGTACTAAGCATAGCACTCCTGAGACTCCAGGTCCATTTTCCATACTCCTCCTCTAGTTTCCTATACACTGCGATCTCCAGTGAATTTttgaaactaaaaacaaaattctCATTCAGCAGTGCTTCCCAGAGATTTTGAATGCGTAGTTTGAATTGTGATAATGTCATGCACTGAGACTTTGTTGCTCGCGAGAGAATATCCATCTTCAGTTCCTGAACATTGTCACTGTAATGTGGGTTTGGTGGAGCCATGGGTGGGCTGCCCTCCCAGAGCTGAGCAAAGTACTTCACATCTCTCTGTACATCAAAAgaaatgacatcactgaaacacTCTGCATCACAGACTTCTTCTTTCGCAGCTAACTTTGTCATCTCATCTAGTTTCTCTTGCAGTCGTCTCCTTCCctctttgttcttctctcttgCTGTGATGTCTCCAACATTctgatggacaaacacacagctgggaGACAGTCTGACCTTCTTCATCCTCAGGAAGGCCTGAACAACAATCTGAAGGATATCTTGCATCTCAGCAGGGTTCTCTCCCATGATATTGATCAATGTCAGGTTTCCAAGACCAACAACAAATGTGGCCAGTTCATTGTCATGGTGTTGTGTTGATCTCCCAGCCAGTTCTAAAGCTCTAAGTCCTTCAGTGTCAACAACTAGAATGTAGTCAAATTTCAGTTCTtccttcatctcctctgtgacTCTGACCAACTGCATGAAAGCTCCTCTGGTGCACCTGCCAGCACTGACTGCAAACTGGAGTCCAAACATGGCATTCAGCATTGTGGATTTCCCAGTGCTCTGGATACCCAAAACTGAGAGCACaaagactctctggtctccCAGTCTTTTGATGACCTCATCTAGAACAGCAGTAACCCAGATTAAAGGAACATGAGCAGCATCACCATCCATTAGCTCCATTGGGTGTCCAGAAATCATGAGTTTGGCAGCCAGAtgaggaaagtgagagaggtctttttttttgtggtctctTTCATAGAGTGATCTCCAGCACTCATACAACTGTCCCATTTCCCTCATGATGTGTTCCAAGCCAAATGTTGCTGCGCTCAgtttgtttgatattttttcaAGTCGTTTCTGATCCTCTTTGAGTTGCTCTGATTTATTACGTGTCCTCTTCAAAATCAAGACTTGTTTCCACTTTTCATCATATTCATGATTGAGCTCTGATAGTTTATCTGAACTGAAGTCATCTAGGAGGATCCCAACCCACCTGATAAAATACATTGCCTCTCTGACTGTCATTGAATGTAGATTTGAAACAAATGCGTCCACAAGACAACTAGATCCACATACATTTTGCTGATATCTTAGTATCTTCATGTCCTGTTGTATGGCATTCTTATCAATCTCTAAGTTGTTTCCCTGAAGTCGATGgagttctttgtttttctgacacCAGTCATGCCACGGTTTTCCCTGACAAGGcagatatttctgttttatagAGGACAGTTCCTTATCCTTCAGCCGATTAATCATCTCGTCTGCTGCCTTCCTCCCTCTTTTACAGTCCTTGTCATCCTCATCCACTCTGATTCCACTGCACTTTTtcaaagtttcaagtttaaatGTGGTATTTGACCTTTTGAGCCCTTGTCTGATAGCAAACTTAAGATCCTCTGATACATCAAACTGGTTTCTGTCTTTCAATCCAAGTTTAAATTTTCCTTTATACCCATTAACAGTGCTGTCCTCTTCAACTAATACGCAAATGAGAGGCCTGGGAGAGTCCGAGAGCTCTTTCAGGATCGCCTTACTTTTGTCATTTGCCTCAAATGTGGATATAAGAACAACACTGACTGAGGCCATCTCAGTTAGGAGCTTCCTCTGATTGCCAGTGACAGCTGCATCACCATGGAGATTACAGAATGCAACACAATCCGAGAAATGATCAGTGTCTTTTCCAGAGGGACAATACCAGGCAATCTCAACAACCCCATCCATCAGAAGGCATGCCTTACTGTTTCCACGGCACTGCCGATgaaagaatgtgttgtgtttctcatttatcagactgttcatcagctGAGACTTGGAGGAAGATGGAGTGCCAAGCCTGAAGAAGAACACCATTGGTGTTTCTGCCTTGTAGACTGGTTGACTGTTGCTGATTATCTTGCCAGACTTATCAACTGATGTCCAGCTCTTCTTGATCTGGTGAAATGTCCACAAAGGAAACTCAATCTGTTGGGTGAAGGGATTGGGCACAAGCAGAGGCAGGGCAtactgacactgtgacagtTTAGTCACCATGAACTGCTGGAGGAACCTGTCAGCACAGTGAAACACTGCCATCTGAACATCCATGGGGTGGATATGAGATGGTTTCTTTGCCTCACTAGCAGATTTTGGGTTAAAAATAGAGGCAAAGAAATCACTGCCTCTTTCAAGGCCTGAAGCTTGCACTCCTCCTGGTTCTACAGTGGAAGTCCCTGTGGTTTCTTCTCTTACCAGAGTGTACCTTGCCCTGTAGTCCATTGTGAAAAGCCTTTGTAGGAAAATTTGCACCATTGTCTTCTTTGAGCAGGGCTCCTTGTGCTGTGAGGGAGATTTTCTTATTTCCAGAAAGTcatcagttttcagtttatcTTCATACTTGCCAGTAAGGTTAATGCTGTTCAGCAGTTGATtaattttttgttctttattttccttGCTGATGAACTCTTGTAATTTCCCTCTCTTTGGTGCGTGTTGAGATTCTTCACCCTTATACATAAATATCAAACAGTTAATTTATTGGCACATTTCATAAGACGAGATTACAAATTTTATATATCTAGCAAAATACACTGAATCAGAATTTTATTTAATGCCCTAAAATTTGATCTTCTTACCTAATTTGATTCTTACGTAATGGGGCATATTTATATTACTAATCAACTAAATGATAATCAAATATAGAGGAATAGTTGCATATAGTGGAACATGCATAAATTAACAATATCATTGTGCAGCTGTGCAGTTCAACAAATTAGCATGATACACATTAGGCAGGgattgaaaataataataacaacctTGAGTTGCTCAATCAAATTTGTTCTAAGAGGTGAAACATGACATAGTGTGAAAGTACTTTCAAATAGATATGACGTGATGTGCTGTAAATGAAgactgtttttcaaaatgtaaacatgtccttgtttttttgctgtgtttcagttttgatgGCCAAGGTACTGCTGTAAAGTTAACACTTAATGAACATATGAGGGGAGTGGACCGAGCACTGAGCCTTGGATACCGAAGTATATACCATTTGATGGATGGTATGAAAGGCAGTGGAGAGGTTGAGCATAATAGGAAAGCTGAAGGAACAAGAACTATATTGAAGCtgataatattattataattattatcacTTATAGTTGTGAGATGTTTATTTCGCCTAATTAATGTAGAAGCACTTTGAGTAATGGCCACTTATATGTACATTGTGATACACTAAGTCACTGAGACAGTGATTGTTGAGATGCTGAGGCTCTGAGAGTCATGTTCTCAGGCACTATTAGGTCAACTCTGAAGTGTTTAGATCAATACACATCACCCAAGAGACTGTTAAAACCTACACTAACACTTATATTGGCAATTGACTAATGTGTTGTAATTCATTGTTGCATATGCCAAGAAAGgagattaaaatattttaaacacatatacatgccCAGTAAACTTTATTGCCCATATGTAAAACACAATGAATAGTGGTGGGCAGAGATAATGTgcagtttataaaaaaaagtgtacaatGCTGTCAAATATACTCATTATTACTCATTATGAGGTCctataaagatttttttttacctgactCTTTGCTGTCCTATCTTCTTCATCTAAATGTTGCATTAAACCATCTTCTgagaaaagataaagagagaacatgtatgactgtttttttgaaaaagtgaaCTGAAGTATTGAGAGTTATATAATTTAACTGACCTGAGTTTGATCTTGTCTTCTGATATATTCTTTGGCTTTTAGAATATTTTGTCAgtatttcttttgcttttaactCCTTTTTATACATCTCACCAGTGTAACAggcctgtttgttttgagagatTAGTCTGTCAATCCTTTCCAGCAGTGTGCTGATTTCTGATCGGTTGTTTAGTCTCTTATCACAGGTGTAATATCTTTTTCCACATTTCTGAACTATCTGTTCAAGAACAGCATTTTTCTTGAGATCATCTATGACTGTGTCTTTTTGATCTTCAGTCTCATAGGTGAAGACAATCATCACAAAGTCCAGAGACTTTTCACCAAATGTTCTCTGTAGCCAGTCCAGTACCATCTTATCCTCATCTGTGAGCAGGCCTAAGGGTAAGACATAGAGGAAGACGTGGATTTCGTGGTCTCTCAGTAAGTGGCTGATGTGAGTGTCAGTCGACTGCTGGGGAAGTTCATGCAACCCAAGCATGttgatcactgacacacagcgtCCAGACACCTCTCTAGTTCTGGGTGTGATCTGACTGAGATCCAGATAAAGTTCCTCTTCTCCCAACAGAATGTTTTCTCTTCCAAACCTTAAAGCTCTGGTATTCCCGATGAGAGACATGGTGAAATTACTGAGCTGTTGATCTAGGAAGAAAGTAAACATCAAGAGTTTAGCATGCTTTTCCACTATAAAGTTAATTCTGGTGTGATTAATGCATTGACGGTGCCACCCAGTAGTCATGACATGACTTAATTACATGCTTGTCAACACGGGTCTCCAAACGACATGTCCTGAAAAGACCTGTTGGAACTCAGAAGGTCAGAAACGAAGCCTTGATGTCACATGACCTCTATTTCTTCTATTTTGTTTGTTAGCTCAGGCATACTGACAACTTGTATTTTCAAGCTATGATGGTTCCATAAGGTAACTCAAAGACTGAGAAACAGTTGAAGTTGACTGCTGATTAGCTTATATCAATACCATTGCCTTGGTGGCTCACTAGAATCTTCTGACCGTAGTCTTAAATGTTTCACTGAACCTTTCAGTTATTGTATTGCATGTGAGATGATATGACGTCAACGTTAACTGCCTCATACTTAGTGTATATACTGCTTGAACACTGATGGGTATGTCCAACCTACTGTACAGAATCACAAGTGCCTCAAAAACTGTTTTAGCATTGAATGTTTGTGACCACTgcatgaaaagtggtgtattcagaaatatccggacaaagtaaacttctgctgtttgccggaggtacTGGGATGCCTGCCGAACattgaaaactcccgcaaatgtccgaatacagctgttagatggaggttttcgggcatccgcgtgaccacagtcgtaagctgatggcttggcctttcaaatgctaataacagtcagtggtctagatgggactgggtacagaagcctgccccctggccagagctagtgttctttaaactgaggaagaggctgccatatggaagaaCGAATCAGTAGATATAGcttctgaagaggaggatgctatcttggatggaaggccagcgtgggtccccccacctagcacagagttgtctgcactgtgtggagaatagactggacaaagaccaaacatatgttgtgaatcaccatgcatgAGCTgttgcggatagattcacaatggagaccacggaagctgggttgttcttgggaatgctcaacatttagagtttcatttatgctcccaaaaggcatttatattatatactatgatattacagtatattctgctctaatgtattctattctgttatatgttgtacattgctatatatatatatatatatatatatatatatatatatatatatatatatatgtgtgtgtgtgtgtgtgtgtgtgtgtgtgtgtgtgtgtgtgtgtgtgtgtgtgtgtatgtatatgtgtgtgtgtgtgcgtgtgtgtgtgtgtgtatatatatatatatatatatatatatatatatatatataaaattgtcaatttatatgccttataatttatattatattgtattttctttatttataataatatcgtgtaattcatttttgtttgacagactatcaatacaatctacctatgaacataaaataacaccaccaataataataataataataataataataataataataataataataataacaataatatgaataatataaaccatatgaaatcatgtctggggacacacaatggaccaatggggaagggttttacaggaggggcaagacattgctccaccaatccaaagtaagacttttgaccaattgcaggatacctggtggcccaaggtgtgaagtgcaaatgttcccttccaagcacccccaagggattattcaccatggcaactaagggctctaggcagaccgacaaacctggtacatattcaaGAGCATTCCAAGCcgtgtaacagagctgcaaactgctggATACAGCTGATTaactgtggagtatccgggaatatacaagAGTATTTCAGTTCGGTtacacctcttttcacacagtgcaTGAGGCACTGTCCCTGGATGCCTTGTTGCTTCGTTCACTGGATTCAATTTGTAATGAAGTCCTACTTCATTTGGGGAATAAACTGAGCTGACTAGATCCACTGCAACTTGCTTAAAGGATTGTTCAATCAGTTGCATGTTTTGTACTTGCACTTTGgactttctgtttctgtgaacGGTGTCCTGACACATAGTACAAGATCAGCAGATCAGTCATTCCTGTTTGGAAGAATTTGGGTGAGATACTATCCTAAGTTTTACATGGCCTCACATAGTAAAGTTATGGGCAATGGAGAACCACTATGTGTAAACCTATGCATCATTATCTTAAGGTGAATATGTAACCCCTGCAAAATAGCCTATCGTCCTCCTCTAAGAATATTTTCTCCTTACCATCATTCAGTAATTGCAGGCTTTGTTCTTGTCCCATGTTGCATCTTTGCTCTACATCTCAAtagctgctctctgctctcttttctctgctctctgctcactCTCAATCCAGTAATTTCTGTTGATTTATGGATTTATGGTAAACCCTCATTGTCTTAAACAAGATTGAAAATATATTCTGATAAACTGAGCTTTGATCAATTTttttgtgtatcagtgttgatGTTTGTAGTGTAATGATATATTAACGGAATAGTTAATACTGCAGGCTTATAATTAAGGAACTGGCCAGCTTATAATTAAGTCTTGACCAGTTGCCAAGACAACTGTTAAAGTTCTGTCTGTATGCATCGATACCTCATAAGTTGAGCAGTTCTGTCGGAGTTTGCACATCATCTGTGTTGTCTATCCTGAAATTCCTTTTATTAAACAATTATCAATCACATTGGGTTGCTCTGTTAATTCACTAAACATTAAAATCTTGACCTTTGGCAAATTATCCACTTTGCTGCTTAGGGGTCACATGCAACTGTATCCCTCAGTAGAGGTTGGTAGTAATGTGTTATGTTTACTCTGTTACTTGTACTTGTAACTTTTTCCAGTAAATTGCCAGTAAAAATCCAGTAAAGATTTTCCAGTAATTTCGAGTATCAGCAACTGGCAATATGAATTACAGTCTTCTGTTTGAAGGGTTCTTAAAATTTACAATGTTGGTGTGTGAAATTTAGTGTACCTAGAAGAAATTAATGGTGTAGCTCTTtctctggttaaaaaaaaagaagtctctGATCACAGGATAATGCCTTTCATAAGTAACAGTTACAGGAGATTTCCAGTATGAAATAATATGGTGAATATAGTCGCCTGAactaagaaacaaaacaaacaacagaggcaCAGTTAGCTACCTGTTTAGAAAGGGAGTCACGGTTATGACTGTTTgtgaataactttttttttttttccttcaagcAACCAATCACTAAACAATTAATTAAAAAGTGTAAAATGTACAATGTGTGGTCATaagaaatgttcatttgtaaATCCTGCTTAGCATTATTCATATAACTCACCTGTCTCATcctgctctttcactctcccacTCCTCATTCTTAATCTttgctctgtgttctctcccacagaatccattttctttcttcgtgcaatttccctccctctttgtaTTGTGCGTGGATTCTCACTCTTTGAGATGTATTCTGTCGcctcagacacatcacagatgAGGTAACTCCTTACATTCTCCCTGACTATGCTGTCTATCTTTTCCAAGAGTTCAAAGCACAGTCTGAATCCAATGAGCTCAAATTTATATTGCCTCATCCTACATTCCCTAAGAAGCTGAAATGCTGAGTTATTGATAGCAGTGACCTGTTTATCTGTTGTTATCAGTATAGTGTAATTTATAGcctgatcactgaaagagttCAGTATGactttcacattttctctgtcctcctctgtgaaACTGTCAGTCTGCAGTACCAGTAAAATCACATGAGGTCCTGGAGCAGAGAgggacacacactctttcactgccCTGCGGAGTTGGTATTTTCGGAGTTTAAACAGGTCAGGAGTGTTGATGACACTGAGAGGTCTTCCTTCCacctgtcctctgactctctcactgtgatgATCTACTGACACTGGAGGAGATTCAGTGTCAAATGCAGCTCTTCCCAGGATGAAGTTTCCCACTCTGTTATTCTCCAACACATTCTTCCCCAGCAACACAATCCTCAGCTCACACACTAGAAAATAATTTACATTGACAGTTTGCATTAAAATTGGACCAATATCTGCATTTATATGCATCTTAGCATTGTGGCTGATGCCCAGTCACACTATACTGTGTCAATTTAATCATAAATGACAGACATATTACATATAAAGCATATATAATGTtcagaataaatatatattatataatgtTTAAGGTATATAAGGTACTATTGTATAGCACTCAGAATATTCAGCAGCTGTCATAGAAAAAATAGATTTATTCAAATAATGTGTGATCACATGACATGTAGATGAAACACTACGCACACTTGATAAATGCTATTCAAGTACAGACAAtgagcctttaaaaaaaaaaagaaagaaaagaaagaaagaaaaaagaaagaaactttgtgtgcaaaacaaaacaaaaagattctGACCAAAACCTGGTCTGCCTGAAACATCCTAAAAAGAGCAAATATT
It includes:
- the LOC115829270 gene encoding interferon-induced very large GTPase 1-like, with the translated sequence MRSGRVKEQDETDQQLSNFTMSLIGNTRALRFGRENILLGEEELYLDLSQITPRTREVSGRCVSVINMLGLHELPQQSTDTHISHLLRDHEIHVFLYVLPLGLLTDEDKMVLDWLQRTFGEKSLDFVMIVFTYETEDQKDTVIDDLKKNAVLEQIVQKCGKRYYTCDKRLNNRSEISTLLERIDRLISQNKQACYTGEMYKKELKAKEILTKYSKSQRIYQKTRSNSDEEDRTAKKSQHAPKRGKLQEFISKENKEQKINQLLNSINLTGKYEDKLKTDDFLEIRKSPSQHKEPCSKKTMVQIFLQRLFTMDYRARYTLVREETTGTSTVEPGGVQASGLERGSDFFASIFNPKSASEAKKPSHIHPMDVQMAVFHCADRFLQQFMVTKLSQCQYALPLLVPNPFTQQIEFPLWTFHQIKKSWTSVDKSGKIISNSQPVYKAETPMVFFFRLGTPSSSKSQLMNSLINEKHNTFFHRQCRGNSKACLLMDGVVEIAWYCPSGKDTDHFSDCVAFCNLHGDAAVTGNQRKLLTEMASVSVVLISTFEANDKSKAILKELSDSPRPLICVLVEEDSTVNGYKGKFKLGLKDRNQFDVSEDLKFAIRQGLKRSNTTFKLETLKKCSGIRVDEDDKDCKRGRKAADEMINRLKDKELSSIKQKYLPCQGKPWHDWCQKNKELHRLQGNNLEIDKNAIQQDMKILRYQQNVCGSSCLVDAFVSNLHSMTVREAMYFIRWVGILLDDFSSDKLSELNHEYDEKWKQVLILKRTRNKSEQLKEDQKRLEKISNKLSAATFGLEHIMREMGQLYECWRSLYERDHKKKDLSHFPHLAAKLMISGHPMELMDGDAAHVPLIWVTAVLDEVIKRLGDQRVFVLSVLGIQSTGKSTMLNAMFGLQFAVSAGRCTRGAFMQLVRVTEEMKEELKFDYILVVDTEGLRALELAGRSTQHHDNELATFVVGLGNLTLINIMGENPAEMQDILQIVVQAFLRMKKVRLSPSCVFVHQNVGDITAREKNKEGRRRLQEKLDEMTKLAAKEEVCDAECFSDVISFDVQRDVKYFAQLWEGSPPMAPPNPHYSDNVQELKMDILSRATKSQCMTLSQFKLRIQNLWEALLNENFVFSFKNSLEIAVYRKLEEEYGKWTWSLRSAMLSTEDKLHTRINNQKLHRVEETDLVDEMRKTLQNVEQSMKQYFEESREKETLIQWKGKFQEKIKEVHNDLVKRAKGKLDDIIIHRRVFKTLSEKKTLYEAKLFERSKSFGSKLKHKASDKNELRKEFDTVWEMWVEGLTHDIPPVKDTEISKDVISILSESYEWNLVHTRQRCKEYKIIDRLTDHSSYVTKRYQLKSSEDKPLTSEEQDSIKTLITSIIHQSMDIVTSKPVSKMGYNISYIQEIIQFVKQNVSKHESPKYVFKKEFMVDLLLHVCERAGDAFAEHYKAFREANDPQIYLAKKKPEYFNVFQGFCQGVTAAEVLGGLICSGLREPILKSVYNQTANDLAGEIRANLPAFNGNRSNLEKHILKSLAEEENFDKFMLYIHNPREHFENFIRDKVNQYMTADNPKALTRIKGHIKHKQQCIITAAQTATAQVKRKKGDANMWLRNFSDSLTDELEYSKDHLSSKTCQDITDFDFLEEVVKRELNTVIEELNSSFTSLSDLNMEMFRERPDEILIKHFCQCCWEKCPFCKAICTNTIEGHTEDHSVPFHRSGGVNGSYYEDTTNFLVEFCTTSVASKKGFRTSPDLNEEFLFKEYRSAGPPYSDWSITPDLSELPYWKWFMCRFQNELEKHYNKTFQGKGEIPSEWWNYTKQDAIESLDKYM